In Nymphaea colorata isolate Beijing-Zhang1983 chromosome 3, ASM883128v2, whole genome shotgun sequence, a genomic segment contains:
- the LOC116251155 gene encoding probable glucan endo-1,3-beta-glucosidase A6 translates to MAVALLLLLCLFRLTDEAASAQIGVNYGQLGNNLPSASHSVALIKSLRAKAVKIYDANPAILEALSATDMRVSIMVPNQAIANISSSQAAADAWIHANLLPFYHRAKIRVVLVGNEILSDQSNKATWFQLVPAMRNIKRSLSALRIRNVKVGTPFAMDTLETSFPPSSGAFRKDIADPVVRPMLQFLAKTKSSFFIDVYPYFAWSGNPNSISLDYALFRVTKPTYTDPGSGLSYTNLLDQQLDSVIAAMAKLGVANVPLTIAETGWPNACDLDQIGANVANAAAYNRNLARRLAANPPVGTPARPGKPIPTYIFSLYNENQKPGPGTERHWGLLYPNGSAIYEIDLTGRRPESSYKPLPEGTNNQPYKGKIWCVADAAVAGRRENASQVAGALQYACGQGKGTCDSIRPGKACYNPNNLLAHASFAFNAYWQQFRKSGGTCYFNGLAVQTATDPSHGSCVYPALSP, encoded by the exons ATGGCGGTCGCtctgcttcttctcctttgTCTCTTTCGCCTGACGG ATGAAGCGGCCTCCGCACAGATTGGTGTCAACTACGGGCAGCTGGGCAACAACCTCCCCTCCGCCTCTCACTCCGTCGCCCTCATCAAGTCTCTTAGAGCCAAAGCCGTGAAGATCTACGACGCCAACCCGGCCATCCTCGAAGCCCTCTCCGCCACCGACATGCGGGTCTCCATCATGGTGCCCAACCAGGCCATCGCGAATATTTCGTCTTCCCAAGCCGCCGCCGACGCCTGGATCCACGCCAACCTCCTCCCCTTCTACCACCGCGCCAAGATACGCGTCGTCCTCGTCGGAAACGAGATCCTCTCCGACCAGAGTAACAAGGCCACCTGGTTCCAGCTCGTCCCGGCCATGCGCAACATCAAGCGATCCCTCTCCGCTCTCCGAATCCGCAACGTGAAGGTCGGCACGCCCTTCGCCATGGACACCCTCGAGACCTCCTTCCCGCCGTCGAGCGGCGCCTTCCGGAAGGACATCGCCGATCCCGTGGTCCGCCCCATGCTCCAGTTCCTCGCCAAGACCAAGTCTTCTTTCTTCATCGACGTCTACCCGTACTTCGCCTGGTCCGGCAACCCCAACTCCATCTCCCTCGACTACGCCCTCTTCCGCGTGACCAAGCCCACCTACACCGACCCCGGAAGTGGGCTCTCCTACACGAACCTACTCGACCAGCAGCTGGACTCGGTAATCGCGGCCATGGCCAAGCTCGGCGTCGCCAACGTGCCCCTCACGATCGCAGAGACCGGCTGGCCAAACGCCTGCGACTTGGACCAAATCGGCGCCAACGTGGCCAACGCCGCCGCCTACAACCGCAACCTCGCCAGGCGGCTCGCCGCAAATCCGCCGGTCGGCACCCCCGCGCGGCCCGGCAAGCCGATCCCCACCTACATTTTCTCGCTCTACAACGAGAACCAGAAGCCCGGGCCGGGTACGGAGCGGCACTGGGGGCTGCTGTACCCGAACGGGTCGGCCATCTACGAGATAGACCTCACCGGGAGGAGACCGGAATCTTCGTACAAGCCCCTGCCGGAGGGCACCAACAACCAGCCGTACAAGGGAAAGATCTGGTGCGTGGCCGACGCCGCGGTCGCCGGAAGGAGAGAGAATGCGAGCCAGGTCGCCGGCGCCCTCCAGTACGCTTGCGGGCAGGGGAAGGGCACCTGCGACTCGATCCGACCCGGGAAGGCTTGCTACAACCCCAACAATCTTCTGGCCCATGCCTCCTTCGCTTTCAACGCATACTGGCAGCAGTTCAGGAAGAGCGGCGGCACTTGCTACTTCAATGGGCTCGCCGTCCAGACCGCCACCGACCCTA